A part of Botrytis cinerea B05.10 chromosome 2, complete sequence genomic DNA contains:
- the Bcynk1 gene encoding Bcynk1 produces MSEAPESILKHVNPKTQALLRASAKHREESARSNDDIMSNEQTFIAIKPDGVQRGLVGPIISRFEARGYKLAAIKLTTPGKDHLEQHYADLSDKPFFAGLVNYMNSGPICAMVWEGRDAVKTGRTLLGATNPLASAPGTIRGDYAIDVGRNVCHGSDSVENAKKEIALWFKEGEVLSWKSAQHDWVYEK; encoded by the exons atgAGTGAAGCCCCCGAATCGATTTTGAAGCACGTCAATCCTAAAACTCAAGCACTCTTAAGAGCATCAGCAAAACACAGAGAAGAATCTGCCAGATCAAACGACGATATCATGTCTAACGAACAAAC CTTCATTGCCATCAAGCCAGATGGTGTCCAG CGTGGACTCGTTGGCCCAATCATCAGCCGATTCGAGGCTCGTGG TTACAAGCTTGCTGCCATCAAGCTCACCACCCCAGGAAAGGACCACCTCGAGCAGCACT ACGCTGATCTCTCCGACAAGCCATTCTTCGCTGGTCTCGTCAACT ACATGAACTCTGGCCCAATCTGCGCCATGGTCTGGGAAGGACGTGATGCCGTCAAGACTGGCCGTA CCCTCCTCGGTGCCACCAACCCATTGGCCTCTGCCCCAGGTACCATCCGTGGTGACTACGCCATCGATGTCGGACGCAACGTCTGCCACGGTTCCGACTCTGTCGAGAACGCCAAGAAGGAGATTGCTCTCTGGTTCAAGGAGGGTGAGGTTCTCTCATGGAAATCCGCTCAACACGACTGGGTCTACGAGAAGTAG
- the Bcrot2 gene encoding Bcrot2, translating to MKSPLNLSSQWTGYLVLLSTFGSLITPAISVKHENFKTCDQSGFCKRNRAYADQATAVGDNWSLQAPYRLASETLTWKDGQLQGTILKKLNGGESVRLPITISFLESGSARVTIDEEKRQTGEIELRHGSKARKERYNEAANWAIVGGLTLSKDAEYKKYPGVSHITFGPDGKFKAEVTHAPFAIDFKRDDEIQIKFNERGLMNMEHWRPKIEKPEKKEGEEESTEVKTGEDESTWWDESFGGNTDSKPKGPESVSLDITFPGYEHVFGIPEHAGPLSLKQTRGGEGNHKDPYRLYNADVFEYIMDSEMTLYGAIPFMQAHRAASTVGVFWLNAAETWIDIIKEKASMNPLSGKTDTKTHWFSESGLIDVFVFLGPTPKDVTKAYGELTGFTQLPQEFAIAYHQCRWNYVTDEDVKDVDRKFDKFQIPYDVIWLDIEYTDGKKYFTWDPHTFGNHVDMLSHLDKSDRKLVAIIDPHIKNEANYKVVDELKSKDLAVHNKEGSIYEGWCWPGSSHWVDAFNPAAITWWKSLFKTAAFDTPNLFLWNDMNEPSVFNGPETTMPKDNLHFGNWEHRDVHNVNGLTFVNATYEAMVERKKGELRRPFILTRSFYAGSQRMGAMWTGDNQASWDHLAAAFPMILNNGIAGFPFAGADVGGFFGNPEKDLLTRWYQAGAFYPFFRGHAHIDTRRREPYLIGDPYTDIITQALRLRYSLLPAWYTAFHEASTDGTPIIRPHYFEYPEDESGFAIDDQFFVGSTGLLAKPVVTEGADSVDIYIPDSEVYYDYFDYTIYTGAGKTTIAAPLEKIPLLMQGGHIIPRKDRPRRSSGLMRWDPYTLVLVLNKEGKATGELYVDDGETFDYQSGAYIHRSFSFENGVLSSKNIGTKGKLTDKYLKSMKNVGVEKILVVGAPKEWSELKSVKVGSTTAEITYQAGEGSKAAWALVRAPKVVIGEDWEVEFVEGGKTEL from the exons ATGAAGTCACCATTGAATCTGTCCTCACAATGGACAGGATATTTAGTCTTGTTATCAACATTTGGCAGCTTGATCACTCCAGCTA TATCTGTCAAGCATGAGAATTTTAAAACATGCGATCAATCCGGATTTTGCAAACGAAATCGAGCATATGCGGATCAAGCAACAGCAGTGGGAGATAATTGGAGCTTGCAAGCTCCCTATCGTCTGGCTTCAGAAACATTAACGTGGAAGGATGGTCAGCTACAAGGGACTATCCTCAAAAAATTGAATGGAGGAGAGTCGGTCAGGTTACCGATcaccatttctttcctcGAATCGGGATCTGCGAGAGTTACGATTGACGAAGAAAAACGCCAAACGGGCGAGATTGAGTTGAGACATGGTAGTAAAGCGAGAAAAGAACGTTATAATGAGGCTGCAAACTGGGCGATCGTGGGAGGATTGACTTTGAGTAAGGATGCAGAGTACAAGAAGTACCCTGGAGTTTCGCACATCACATTCGGCCCAGATGGCAAGTTCAAGGCGGAGGTTACACATGCTCCATTTGCAATCGATTTCaagagagatgatgagatacaAATTAAGTTTAATGAACGTGGACTGATGAACATGGAACATTGGAGACCGAAGATTGAGAAgccagaaaagaaagaaggcgaagaagaatcaaCCGAAGTTAAAACCGGTGAAGATGAGTCGACTTGGTGGGATGAATCTTTCGGTGGAAACACCGACTCAAAACCTAAGGGTCCTGAGAGTGTTTCTCTTGATATTACCTTTCCCGGATATGAACATGTCTTTGGTATCCCAGAACACGCTGGACCTTTATCATTGAAGCAAACCCGAGGTGGAGAGGGCAATCATAAAGATCCTTATCGTCTATACAACGCTGATGTTTTCGAGTATATCATGGATAGTGAAATGACTCTTTACGGAGCCATTCCTTTCATGCAAGCACATCGAGCAGCGTCAACTGTTGGTGTCTTTTGGTTGAACGCAGCCGAGACTTGGATCGACATTATTAAGGAGAAAGCGTCAATGAACCCTCTGAGTGGAAAAACTGACACGAAAACTCATTGGTTCTCGGAGAGTGGTTTAATCGATGTGTTTGTCTTCCTTGGACCAACACCAAAGGACGTTACAAAAGCATATGGAGAGCTTACAGGCTTCACACAGCTTCCTCAAGAATTCGCCATTGCTTACCACCAATGTCGATGGAACTATGTTACAGATGAGGATGTGAAGGATGTTGACAGAAAGTTCgacaaattccaaatcccatATGATGTTATTTGGCTTGACATCGAGTATACCGACggaaagaaatatttcaCTTGGGATCCGCATACTTTCGGAAACCACGTTGACATGTTGTCGCACTTGGATAAATCCGATCGAAAACTTGTTGCAATTATCGACCCTCATATCAAGAACGAGGCAAATTATAAGGTTGTTGATGAATTAAAGAGTAAGGATTTGGCTGTTCACAACAAGGAGGGCAGTATCTACGAAGGTTGGTGTTGGCCAGGGTCTTCCCACTGGGTTGACGCATTCAATCCTGCAGCAATCACATGGTGGAAGAGCCTCTTCAAGACGGCTGCCTTTGATACACCTAATCTCTTCCTTTGGAACGATATGAATGAGCCATCGGTTTTCAATGGACCGGAAACAACCATGCCCAAAGATAATTTGCATTTCGGAAACTGGGAGCATCGTGATGTTCATAATGTCAATGGTTTGACCTTCGTCAACGCAACCTATGAAGCAATGGTCGAGCGCAAGAAAGGTGAACTTCGCCGTCCGTTCATTCTCACACGTTCATTCTACGCGGGAAGTCAACGCATGGGAGCTATGTGGACTGGTGATAATCAAGCTAGCTGGGATCATCTTGCAGCCGCCTTTCCTATGATTCTTAACAATGGTATTGCAGGTTTCCCATTTGCTGGTGCAGATGTGGGTGGATTTTTCGGTAACCCCGAAAAGGATCTTCTTACCCGTTGGTATCAAGCTGGTGCCTTCTACCCCTTCTTCCGTGGACACGCACATATCGATACTAGAAGACGTGAGCCATATCTCATCGGTGACCCATACACGGATATTATAACCCAAGCTCTCCGTCTCCgttattctcttctccctgCCTGGTACACCGCTTTCCATGAAGCCAGTACAGATGGAACACCCATTATCAGACCACATTACTTTGAATATCCAGAAGACGAATCCGGATTTGCGATCGATGATCAATTTTTCGTTGGTAGTACCGGTTTGCTTGCTAAGCCAGTCGTCACAGAAGGTGCTGATAGCGTCGATATCTATATCCCTGATAGCGAAGTCTACTACGATTACTTCGACTATACCATCTATACCGGCGCGGGCAAAACTACAATTGCAGCTCCTCTTGAGAAGATTCCTCTACTCATGCAAGGTGGTCATATCATCCCTCGCAAAGATCGTCCCCGCAGAAGCTCGGGTCTTATGAGATGGGATCCATATActctcgttctcgttctcaacaaagaaggaaaggCAACCGGAGAATTATACGTGGATGATGGTGAAACTTTTGATTATCAATCCGGGGCTTACATTCATCGTTCTTTCTCCTTTGAAAACGGGGTACTGAGCAGTAAGAATATCGGAACAAAGGGCAAGTTGACAGATAAATATCTGAAGAGTATGAAGAACGTAGGCGTGGAGAAGATTCTTGTTGTTGGAGCGCCAAAAGAGTGGAGTGAATTGAAGAGTGTAAAGGTGGGCAGCACAACGGCTGAGATCACGTATCAAGCTGGGGAAGGAAGTAAAGCTGCTTGGGCGTTGGTCAGAGCGCCAAAGGTAGTTATTGGAGAGGATTGGGAGGTGGAGTTCGTAGAGGGAGGGAAGACAGAATTGTAG
- the Bcyar1 gene encoding Bcyar1, producing MAPKFSEDEIDDLIYFARVGEKDEFETLREELCKREGCSTTELLENARDSESGNGVLHMSAANGHHELLALLAKHLSNPSPQNPQMLKILNTQNVSGNTPLHWAALNGHLEAVKVLIENGADPTIQNQKGHDAVYEAELADKTEVVEWVLKEGGEGLEEGIAGDEGESGEGEEGVEVVEVAEGEGLVDKVKELGIGGSGAGEK from the exons ATGGCTCCCAAATTTTCAGAAGACGAAATCGACGATTTGATCTATTTTGCTAGGGTCGGGGAGAAAGACGAATTCGAGACTTTAAGAGAGGAATTATGTAAAAGGGAAGGATGTTCAACAACTGAGTTGTTGGAGAATGCAAGAGACAGTGAGAGTGGAAACGGCGTGCTACATATGTCTGCCGCCAATGGCCATCACG AACTTCTCGCCCTCCTCGCAAAACAcctctccaatccatctcctcaaaaCCCCCAAATGCTCAAAATACTCAACACGCAAAACGTCTCTGGAAACACACCTTTACATTGGGCAGCCTTGAATGGTCATTTGGAAGCAGTCAAAGTTTTAATAGAAAATGGAGCAGATCCAACCATTCAGAATCAGAAGGGACATGATGCGGTCTATGAAGCAGAATTGGCGGACAAGACTGAAGTTGTGGAATGGGTTCTGAAGGAGGGAGGTGAAGGACTGGAGGAGGGGATTGCGGGGGATGAGGGGGAGAGCGGAGAGGGGGAAGAAGGAGTGGAAGTTGTAGAAGTTGCCGAGGGAGAAGGATTGGTGGATAAGGTTAAGGAGTTAGGAATTGGTGGGAGCGGTGCTggagagaaatga
- the Bcrlf2 gene encoding Bcrlf2, with the protein METRRESPGSGLKKRDFEETFGSVEPFHVEEEEERKRIEEMNSQAETDTPLPSKELADQSEVESTAESLPTPPVSIQSSKREREREVTPAESTVSSLSDLGSRSTPSLNGGSPMRGTAFAALNGNANAHKMPPAKKPKLSFAEKEARAIERRFKEEEKKVEREKKEHEKQAQLEEKRKKDKERDEEKRKKDAEKEEEKKRKDAEKEVERKRKDEEKAAREEKKRLKDEEKRKKDEEKQRIEDEKKKKAASQKTLSSFFGTPVSAKTSKDDVSTSPASASRSVAPIPMTSMNVTPSKKEISPYDKMFPAFFVQSGVRLAPINHFARDDERSRLVQSTVDAYILGNRSPGRKREFNATELFHLSSSSSLNRGKTIVPVREIMAELSGNPSKPIDLTADSQNSQIKRTKAQLKDVPMKFLKFQEDVRPPYQGTYTHIPINGISRLARNPMRRDLPNTNYDYDSEAEWIEDEDAEDLNSEGEEDEEGLDDAEDMDGFLDDENDDLLISRRAMGGMQGDLEPVSTGLCWEDRKKRSTNVKMMPFRMEFIFDPKMKSIDPFSTQYWEPIAPPSQTGSMDPPRLPLKTTSTNTRQTSPSPLGSTSSNKVSNTNVKSTPLSFFGTPTSSSTTTSLPIHQGQDAKADTKPKKYLPDSDLPAFKEAIQGSDLSKVGLVEVLKKKFPGRTGGAIKATLDLVARRVGGKEVEKRWVLV; encoded by the exons ATGGAGACAAGGAGAGAATCACCCGGCTCGGGGCTaaagaagagagattttGAGGAGACTTTTGGGTCGGTTGAACCTTTTcatgtcgaagaagaagaagagaggaagagaattgagGAGATGAATTCGCAGGCGGAAACCGACACTCCTCTTCCCTCCAAAGAATTGGCAGATCAATCGGAAGTGGAATCCACAGCAGAGTCTCTCCCCACTCCACCTGTCAGCATACAATCGAGCAAACGCGAACGAGAGAGGGAAGTTACGCCTGCGGAAAGCACGGTCAGTTCGCTGAGTGATTTGGGATCGAGGAGTACGCCGAGTTTGAATGGGGGCTCGCCCATGCGTGGCACGGCTTTTGCGGCGTTGAATGGGAATGCCAATGCGCATAAGATGCCGCCGGCGAAGAAACCGAAATTGTCGTTTGCGGAAAAGGAGGCGAGAGCGATTGAGAGGAGGTTtaaggaggaggagaagaaggtggagagggagaagaaggagcaTGAGAAACAGGCACagttggaagagaagaggaagaaggataaggagagagatgaagagaagaggaagaaagatgcagagaaagaagaggagaagaaacgaAAAGATGCTGAGAAGGAGGtcgagaggaagagaaaagatgaagaaaaggctgcgagggaagaaaagaagaggttAAAGGATGAGGAAAAGCGTaagaaggatgaagaaaaaCAGAGAATcgaggatgagaagaaaaagaaggcgGCGAGTCAAAAGACTCTATCTTCATTCTTTGGAACGCCTGTTTCGGCAAAGACTTCAAAGGATGATGTATCGACAAGTCCTGCTTCAGCGAGTCGTTCTGTGGCTCCAATTCCTATGACCTCGATGAATGTGACTCCGAGTAAGAAGGAAATCTCACCATATGACAAAATGTTTCCCGCTTTCTTCGTCCAGAGTGGTGTTAGGTTGGCACCGATTAATCATTTTGCCAGAGACGATGAAAGATCACGACTTGTACAGTCTACAGTTGATGCATACATATTGGGTAATCGAAGTCCGGGAAGAAAACGAGAGTTTAACGCTACGGAACTCTTCCATTTATCATCAAGCAGTTCCTTAAACCGAGGAAAAACAATTGTGCCAGTACGCGAAATCATGGCGGAACTATCTGGcaatccttcaaaacccATCGACCTCACAGCAGATTcacaaaattctcaaatcaaacGTACCAAAGCTCAACTCAAGGATGTTCCTATGAAATTTCTTAAATTTCAAGAAGATGTTAGACCGCCATATCAAGGTACCTATACGCATATACCCATCAATGGTATATCGAGATTAGCACGCAATCCTATGAGAAGGGATCTCCCGAATACAAATTACGATTATGATAGTGAAGCGGAATGgattgaggatgaagatgcagaagatTTAAATAgtgagggagaagaagatgaggaaggtTTGGATGATGCAGAGGATATGGATGGTTtccttgatgatgaaaacgATGACCTCTTGATCTCGAGACGTGCCATGGGTGGAATGCAGGGAGATTTAGAACCTGTGAGTACGGGATTGTGTTGGGAGGataggaagaagaggagtaCAAATGTCAAGATGATGCCGTTTAGGAtggaatttatttttg ATCCAAAAATGAAATCTATAGATCCTTTCTCAACACAATACTGGGAACCAATTGCACCTCCATCACAAACAGGATCAATGGACCCTCCACGTCTTCCATTAAAAACAACAAGTACAAACACTCGCCAAACCTCCCCATCTCCTTTAGGCTCCACATCCAGCAACAAAGTATCGAATACCAATGTAAAATCCACACCGCTATCTTTCTTTGGCACTCCTACCTCTTCCTCCACAACTACATCACTCCCAATTCACCAAGGACAAGACGCAAAAGCAGACACGAAACCTAAGAAGTACCTTCCGGATTCGGATCTCCCGGCGTTCAAAGAAGCAATTCAGGGAAGTGATTTGAGTAAAGTGGGGTTGGTGGaggtgttgaagaagaagtttcCAGGAAGGACGGGTGGGGCGATCAAGGCCACGTTGGATTTGGTAGCGAGGAGGGTGGGGGGGAAGGAGGTAGAGAAGAGGTGGGTTTTAGTTTAG